Within Halobacterium jilantaiense, the genomic segment TCACCGAGGATCAGATCGAGGACGTCAATAACGCTCTTCGCTCTGCGACCGTACTGGATCCGGCAGTGGGTAGTGGCGCGTTCATCATCGCCATGCTGGAGGAACTCGTCGCCGTCTCGGAAGCGCTCGACGATAGTACTGGCGACGACCGAAGCCGGTTCCAGCTGAAAGAAGAGTTCATCGCGGACACGCTCTACGGTGTCGACATCGACGCTGGCGGTATCGAGCTGTGTAAGTTCCGTGTCTGGCTCCACCTAATGCAGGATCTCGACGTAGACCACGAAGAGTTCCTCGACTCAAACGAAGAGTTTGCACTGCCCAACCTCGGGTTCAAGTTCTTCGTTGGTAACAGCCTCGTCGGCGAGCATGACCCGACAAACGTCGAGGCCCAGCAAGCCACCCTATCGGGAGGACTCGACGATACACTCGATGAGATTCACGATGTTAGGTCCAAATACCAGACCGCACATGGTGAGGAAAAGGACCGGCTTGCCGAGCGACTCGAAACACTTACAGACGAGCTGGAGACCCAATTAGCCGTCGAAAAGAGTGACTGGATGACCGAGGTTGCCGAAGAGACTGACGAAACCTTTGCGTGGACGCTAAACATTCCGGAGGTCATTCTGGACGGTGGTTTCGATATTGTAATCGGTAATCCACCGTACGAGGGACAGTCTCAACAAGACTATATTGGAGAACTTGCCCGCTTCTACGACGAAAAGTACGACTTCTATAAAACGATTCCGCGGATGCGCCATGATCTCTATCAGAAGTTCAATATCCGTGGATGGGAACTGACCCGAAAGGGTGGCGTATTGTCATACATTACTAGTGATACGTTCTACACTATTGGTTCGAAACAGACGACACGAAATCTGCTTCAACAAAATGAACTTGATATTCTGTTGGACGCCAACTCGGAAACATTCGACGCTACAGTAGATCCTGCGATTTTCTCCCTTCGAAAATCCCCTCCTGATGAAACCCATATTATGGCGTATATCGATGCTTCAGACACCAATATTGATCTTTATCGTTCTCTCATCGGTGACCTATATCGAACGACGGATTCAGATCTTGAGGATAACTTGCTTGGGTGTGACGAATTTGCAACTCCGTTGGATCTCCAAGAACCTACGCGAGGATATGCGGTGAAGCTATCTCTGTTCAATCGGACGCTTCGACACGCATTCTTTGAGCCCACGGAGGTGAATCTGGAGATACATCAGAAACACATGGAGCGAATTAGGACTCTCGCTGAGGAGTGGGAAGACGCCATTAGAGATTCAACTACCTTAGAAAATAATTTAGAGCGTATTGAGGGCGACCACCTCTCACAGATTGAACCTGGCGACACCTCTATCGTTGGTTTACTTACACTTGGTGGGCAAGGCCTTGCTACTGGCAACAACGAGGAGTACCTAGCGTACATCGACGGCTCGCGCGGAGCACGAAAAGTAAAGCAAAGAAATGAAGAAACATTCACCTACGGTGAGAAAAACGAGAACACCTTTAGTTCCGTTAGCAGAGTGATTACCGAAGAGTATCTTGCAGATGTCGACTCAATGTCCGAAGATGAGCGGCTGAATGGGCTTGACTCCGACCGCAAAGACACCTGGGTGCCAATAGAGAAGGGTTTCAAATCAGACGAGATCTACTATAAGGCGAAAGATTCGTACATCAACTGGAGTCGAGATGCAGTCAAAGGGATTGACGATGACGGTCTCATCCGAAACCC encodes:
- a CDS encoding Eco57I restriction-modification methylase domain-containing protein, yielding MSVRTSIEDLDSIENGGDVIDYLLDSGGLNYSTFVEVPSGIKRNQGRNDWYEAHLVDENGDGVIRYIELEASGDSPAFSDLKRHLKRHGSPINELFTVIAYRKSDEGPLTSPLNDDLTFLHIEEQFSSEDVEVTFDLNYFTVKRFGVEPAYLDYLDDLSVDSGQGRTSLGGDVEDVFSIREVTRSFYQDFGEIFREDLQDAIHDLEDPEENLNAYTRTVVNRVLFLLFIEEKGWLDGDVDYVENKYEEVAEENDLHVYDDLFEPLFFEALSEEGTTESDRLGQIPFLNGGLFERKDIEEDVEIDEAFFDKLLSPEDGDDGEPEGFLRRYKISLRESNPSEQELVVDPEFIGRIFEMFMQEDERSEVGAFYTPKPITAYMTKNALKQHLLGETDISHEEAVSLVSDHIAPDSLTEDQIEDVNNALRSATVLDPAVGSGAFIIAMLEELVAVSEALDDSTGDDRSRFQLKEEFIADTLYGVDIDAGGIELCKFRVWLHLMQDLDVDHEEFLDSNEEFALPNLGFKFFVGNSLVGEHDPTNVEAQQATLSGGLDDTLDEIHDVRSKYQTAHGEEKDRLAERLETLTDELETQLAVEKSDWMTEVAEETDETFAWTLNIPEVILDGGFDIVIGNPPYEGQSQQDYIGELARFYDEKYDFYKTIPRMRHDLYQKFNIRGWELTRKGGVLSYITSDTFYTIGSKQTTRNLLQQNELDILLDANSETFDATVDPAIFSLRKSPPDETHIMAYIDASDTNIDLYRSLIGDLYRTTDSDLEDNLLGCDEFATPLDLQEPTRGYAVKLSLFNRTLRHAFFEPTEVNLEIHQKHMERIRTLAEEWEDAIRDSTTLENNLERIEGDHLSQIEPGDTSIVGLLTLGGQGLATGNNEEYLAYIDGSRGARKVKQRNEETFTYGEKNENTFSSVSRVITEEYLADVDSMSEDERLNGLDSDRKDTWVPIEKGFKSDEIYYKAKDSYINWSRDAVKGIDDDGLIRNPGYYFDPGIFSSRGGFSELKVRYTDDSVIDSTGVVLVSIDEDVVSAKYLNGLLNSEVCEHITDSFINSSGKQATDMRHIPIPIPTSEEEQMIEELVDEAISIQKGEGTRTLSDVQSEIDERVEKLYNISL